A window of the Desulforapulum autotrophicum HRM2 genome harbors these coding sequences:
- the priA gene encoding replication restart helicase PriA has protein sequence MENQNFIEIAVALPVHGTFTYTLPLDLAAEAIPGMRVLVPFGNRRVTGYVLGPGHENTEFKAKPIQGLLDEAPLFPPAMIELFRWVSDYYIHPLGEVIKAALPKGLNRYDVSFLSLVEKPGNLPDLPDLPDLSPREQAVVDLLKKKGSVSVKSLVGRGKNPSVSALVRRLIQKGVIQQAARLKKDQIQMKTEKFILPTGQGEPMERMSAKRRQILEIVREKGEISLTLLKQEVPTAPKLVKILAGAGYLEVIERQVFRDPLGDPVDPDVPPELMDEQAGVVNQVISEMDKGFSRYLLSGVTGSGKTEVYLRLVTEAMDRGQGALVLVPEISLISQTERRFRARFGKKIAVLHSGLTMGERLDQWNRIMTGDAVIVIGVRSSVFAPINNLGIIIVDEEHDTSYKQETGLRYNARDIAVVRAKIENIPVVLGSATPSVQSYYNVCEGRFKELKLTKRVNCHPLPEIELVDLKRYKDFRGIERIITPELSRGIGHCLERGEQALIFLNRRGFATYPVCQACNEPVKCKFCDLTMTLHMDTNEFRCHLCGFSMSMNQPCPNCNARRIKPLGFGTERIENMLQVLFPDARVARLDQDTGSKKGAMVSILKKVKHRTVDIIIGTQMLAKGHDFPFITLVGVICADLSLNFPDFRAGERTFQLLAQVAGRAGRGDRKGRVVMQTYNPEHFSIEASKNQDFVEFYHKEIPFRKGLGYPPVSRIIQLKISGLDKDKVKVHALFVGEECKRLVDQDRENGHLVQILGPIEAGIPKIAMRYRWQILLKSPRATLLNRLVRAMLAEKKVFANREVTVGIDVDPYSMS, from the coding sequence CGAGATTGCCGTTGCCCTTCCTGTCCATGGCACTTTTACCTATACCCTTCCTTTGGATCTTGCTGCCGAGGCAATTCCGGGTATGCGGGTGCTGGTTCCCTTTGGGAATAGAAGGGTTACGGGCTATGTCCTTGGCCCGGGCCATGAAAACACTGAATTTAAGGCAAAACCCATCCAGGGACTTCTGGATGAGGCCCCCCTTTTTCCTCCGGCCATGATCGAATTGTTCAGATGGGTGTCTGACTACTACATCCATCCCCTGGGTGAGGTGATCAAGGCTGCACTTCCAAAGGGGCTGAACCGGTATGACGTTTCGTTTCTCTCCCTTGTTGAAAAACCTGGAAACCTGCCTGACCTGCCTGACCTGCCTGATCTCTCGCCCAGAGAACAGGCCGTTGTGGATCTGTTGAAAAAAAAAGGATCTGTCTCGGTGAAGAGTCTTGTGGGACGGGGTAAGAACCCATCTGTTTCGGCCCTTGTCAGGCGATTGATCCAGAAGGGTGTGATCCAGCAGGCGGCACGGTTGAAAAAAGATCAGATCCAGATGAAGACTGAGAAATTTATCCTGCCCACCGGACAGGGGGAGCCCATGGAGCGGATGTCTGCCAAACGCAGGCAGATCCTGGAGATTGTCCGTGAAAAGGGCGAAATCTCCCTGACCCTTCTCAAGCAGGAGGTGCCCACGGCCCCGAAGCTTGTGAAGATTCTTGCCGGGGCAGGCTACCTTGAAGTCATCGAGCGTCAGGTGTTCAGGGACCCCCTGGGGGACCCGGTGGATCCCGACGTGCCCCCTGAGTTGATGGACGAGCAGGCAGGGGTTGTGAACCAGGTGATCTCGGAGATGGACAAGGGATTTTCCCGGTATCTGCTTTCGGGTGTTACGGGCAGTGGCAAGACCGAGGTCTACCTGCGCCTTGTGACCGAGGCCATGGACAGGGGGCAGGGTGCCCTGGTGCTTGTGCCGGAGATTTCCCTGATTTCCCAGACCGAACGGCGTTTTCGGGCAAGATTTGGCAAAAAGATCGCTGTGCTCCACAGTGGCCTGACCATGGGGGAACGCCTTGACCAGTGGAACCGGATCATGACCGGGGATGCCGTCATTGTCATCGGGGTTCGGTCGTCGGTGTTTGCTCCCATCAACAATCTGGGTATCATCATTGTGGATGAGGAGCACGATACCTCCTACAAGCAGGAGACCGGCCTTCGCTACAACGCCCGGGACATTGCCGTGGTTCGGGCCAAAATTGAGAACATCCCTGTGGTCCTGGGGTCGGCAACCCCGTCTGTGCAATCCTATTACAATGTGTGCGAGGGAAGATTCAAGGAACTCAAGCTGACAAAACGGGTCAACTGCCATCCCCTGCCTGAGATAGAGCTTGTGGACCTCAAGCGCTACAAGGACTTCAGGGGTATAGAGCGGATCATTACTCCCGAACTTTCAAGGGGGATCGGCCATTGCCTTGAGCGTGGAGAGCAGGCCCTGATTTTTCTGAACCGTCGGGGGTTTGCCACCTATCCCGTGTGCCAGGCGTGTAATGAGCCGGTGAAGTGCAAATTTTGCGATCTGACCATGACACTGCACATGGACACAAACGAATTCCGCTGCCATTTGTGCGGATTTTCCATGTCCATGAATCAGCCCTGTCCCAATTGTAATGCCCGACGGATCAAACCCCTGGGGTTTGGCACCGAGCGTATTGAAAACATGCTTCAGGTTCTTTTTCCGGACGCAAGGGTGGCAAGGCTTGACCAGGATACTGGCTCTAAAAAGGGGGCCATGGTTTCCATTCTGAAAAAGGTGAAGCATCGAACCGTGGATATAATCATCGGCACCCAGATGCTTGCCAAGGGCCATGATTTTCCGTTTATCACCCTGGTGGGGGTGATCTGTGCAGATCTTTCGCTTAATTTTCCCGATTTCAGGGCAGGAGAGAGGACCTTTCAGCTCCTGGCCCAGGTGGCGGGAAGGGCCGGGCGGGGGGATCGAAAGGGGCGGGTGGTCATGCAGACCTACAATCCTGAACATTTCAGCATTGAGGCGTCCAAAAATCAGGACTTTGTCGAATTCTACCATAAGGAAATCCCTTTTAGAAAGGGGCTTGGCTATCCACCGGTCTCCAGGATTATTCAGCTGAAAATTTCGGGACTCGATAAGGACAAGGTTAAGGTACATGCCCTCTTTGTGGGCGAAGAGTGCAAGCGCCTGGTTGACCAGGACCGTGAAAATGGTCATCTGGTTCAGATCCTCGGCCCTATTGAGGCGGGTATTCCAAAGATCGCCATGCGCTACCGGTGGCAGATCCTGTTGAAAAGTCCCCGGGCAACCCTGTTGAACAGGCTTGTCCGGGCCATGCTGGCCGAGAAAAAGGTTTTTGCCAACAGGGAGGTTACTGTTGGAATTGATGTGGACCCCTATTCCATGAGTTAG